The following coding sequences are from one Candidatus Nitrohelix vancouverensis window:
- a CDS encoding HAD family phosphatase, with translation MKDTSSLAPILNDCEAVIFDFDGLLADSEPYHYRAYNEVFERYGHTLDPDEYWVEWTSKGKGIQGEIERHQLDLDVDPKALRLEKFKLYSVYCQSGDIKLFPSAKQLVRLLGEKRKLAIASGSWKHDIEAILDNADARTLFPVILGKGEALREKPHPDIFLEAARALDCPPQKCIVIEDALKGLTAAKGAQMPCVIIRNPLNQEIHFPEADAILPNLDALLNHLEAEKRG, from the coding sequence ATGAAAGACACATCCTCGTTGGCGCCCATCCTCAATGATTGCGAAGCGGTGATCTTTGACTTCGACGGTTTGCTGGCCGACTCCGAGCCTTACCATTACCGCGCCTACAACGAGGTCTTCGAACGCTACGGGCATACATTGGACCCGGACGAGTACTGGGTAGAGTGGACCTCTAAGGGAAAAGGCATTCAGGGTGAGATCGAGCGTCATCAGCTGGACCTGGACGTCGACCCTAAAGCGCTTCGACTGGAAAAATTCAAACTCTACTCCGTGTATTGCCAGAGCGGCGACATCAAGCTCTTCCCCAGCGCGAAACAACTGGTTCGCTTGCTGGGAGAAAAACGCAAGCTCGCCATCGCATCCGGTTCCTGGAAACACGATATCGAAGCGATTCTGGACAATGCCGACGCCAGAACCTTGTTTCCCGTAATTTTAGGGAAGGGCGAGGCTTTGCGTGAAAAACCGCACCCTGATATTTTTCTCGAAGCGGCGCGCGCGCTGGATTGCCCACCGCAGAAATGCATCGTCATCGAAGATGCGCTCAAGGGACTGACGGCGGCGAAGGGCGCTCAAATGCCCTGCGTCATCATCCGCAACCCGCTCAATCAGGAAATCCATTTTCCAGAAGCGGACGCCATTCTTCCCAATCTGGACGCCTTGCTGAACCATTTAGAAGCGGAAAAAAGAGGCTAG